The genome window TACACATATGCTTACAGAAAAAGGTTTTGATCCTGCTAGCAACAGCATGATTAGAAAGGAGGTGAAAATGGGATTGGCTGTAATTGCTTGTTTATTGCTGAACCAGACCTTCCTGATTGATCTCAAATACCCCTCCTTTTGCCTAATTAACCCCTGTTACGAGCGCCTATAAATGTTCCCGACCGTAACAATAGCTCAAGGTTACACCTGgaaactggggagaaaaggaagaTGTAATTCAGTCTGAGTTTTATAATATGTTATTTAGGTGATCATTAAGATAGATGGAAATCACAACTTGCTTGTCAGatcatttcaaattcaaatgtgcattttcaaattcaaatgtgTCTATTCAATAACATCTATTCAATGCTCATCTGCTTTCTTTGTTGTATCAACCAAATGACCACTAAACAATAGGAAGCTAAAAAGGAgccaaaatagagaaataaaagGCAAAAATACATCTTCACCTAAAAAACCAAAATAATTAAGTGCATTACAAGTTGTTAATTGCCATTCATTCATCAATGTCAGTTACGGCGTAAGGACCTCCTTATAAACGATATTCTTTGTGTATGTTGCGCCATTTATCGCTGAGTTCCTTTcaacccccttcttcttcttcttctcatcgTGGACTGGAATGGCAAGTATCTTCACTTTTGATCGAGCGGTGGCCCTTGATAGAGCAACATAAAGTTGaccatgagagaacactggttccGGCAAGTACACACCAACATTAGGAATCGTCTGGCCCTGGGCCTTGTTAACTGTCATGGCAAAACTTAGTCTTATCGGAAACTGCTTCCTTTTAaactggaaagggaacatctcatcatcaaaggggcacagGGGTATACGAGGCAAGAAAATTCGCATTCCAGCATGTTGGCCAAGGACAATTTCAGCATCAATACTGTTTTTTTGGAAACCACGAACCACCAACCTCgtgccattgcaaagtccattAGCAGGGTCTATATTCCTAAGCAACATGATTGGGCATCCAACTTTGAGCTTCAGAACGTGCGGGGGTAGTCCATTAGGAGTCAGCGTGTTTAGAAACTCTGATGGGTAATAGTTATTAGGATCATCCACCGCAGTGTCAAAACTATGGTACATCATCTGCTCCCCTTGGAAACGATCGATCATCCTCAtatttatcatatccacccagtCATTCCGTGTAGACAATATTGCTCTTGAAGTGATGTAGCTTgtgttagacatgttttcatttagATTGGGGTAAATGTCATCTATCAGTCTATCAAGGTCGCGATCATTACCAGTATATGGCACACATACCTCATCTGGAAGACGAACATCACCATCGTTGTTCGCTTCCTCAGTTCCACCACCGACGCGCAACAAATATTCTGCAAACCATGGGTCGCTCTGTGCCCTCATGTTTTGAACAAGCTTTAGGTGGCACATGGATTCCCAGAGGTAAGAACTCCGTAGAGAGGCAGCAACTATCTGAGCCCTTGACCCCTTGCGTACAACAGGGAGTACTTGTCTGAAATCACCCCCGAACACAACAGTTCTCCCACCAAAGGGCAGCTCAGGCCGTCCCATTATATCACGCATGCTATTGTCTAGCGCCTCAATTGCTTGTCTCTTAGTCATCGATGCCTCATCCCAGATAATGAGCGATGCTTTTTGTAGCAACTTTGCTGTCCCGCTTTGTTTCGTGAAGCTACATACAGCACCATCATCAATAGTAagtggtatcttgaagcgtgaatgggcAGTCCTCCCCCCAGGCAATATGGAAGCCGCAACACCAGATGTAGCTGTTGCAACTGCAATCTTGTCCTGACTGCGTAGTGCCGCAAGCAGTGCCTTATACAGATAGGTCTTGCCAGTCCCACCAGGCCCATCCACAAAGAACACTCCACCGTTATTGGTGTCAACGACAGATAGGATCTTATCATAGGCAGACCTCTGCTCCTCATTTAGGGTTTCTTTCATAGCAACGTCTTCTGTTGTCGGCTCGATACTTTCCTCCTCGTAAATCTCTCTATCAGTACCATGTGAATCGTCATATTTGTCGATGATAGCAGGgagagggaatgtctttatgtctttacccattgactgcaaaatgtttctaatgtcaatcaaGACCATCTGTTGCACATGGGTTTTGCTTTGAGTACTACGGTGATAGTCCTCTGACATTGAATCAAGGTGTCTCTGCCATAATTCTGCCACATCGTTCGGCTCGCAGTATACCAGTATTGTTGCAAATAACCTTCGTAGTGCTGACGGCATTTGGTAAATAGCGGCTTCATTGAGACACTCATCTATTGTGTTGTCTGCTTCAAGTAGTCCCCTCCTTTGTGCTGCCTCACGAAAAGATGGTAGTGTGTCACCATCTACTGTCCTTAGATCCGCATAGGAGGTAGCACCCGTCACATGGTTTAAGAGAAGTCGAAGATAAAAGCGCTCCCCCTCAGCTGGATAAGCAGAGACTATTCTACCAATCTGTCCACCCGTGTTTCGTTTCCTcctttgccacactttgccttgcTGCAAAGTGTACCACTCAGGAAAATCACGGTAAAGGATGCCCCGAGCCTCCTCGTGTAGCTTATTTGCCTCAAAATATGCCGTAAGCATTGACCTATCGGCACCTGGACGTTGGACAACATGATTTACTTTAGCACGCTCGTGAAATGACACCATATGCATGTTTTCAAGATGGAGCTGCAGTTGCATCACTGGTGGAGAGTTTTGACTTAGATCAAAGCTGAATATCCTCCAAAGGGCTTCTGGAGGGGTCACCCACCTAGCATCTCtatactgcttgatctcatcaaCGTCACCATCAGCCTTGTTTGCATCTGTCACAGCCACAGACGCACGATCgtggcctttgtatatgtatttgaacaagtatttgacagccttgatgctcccgcacgcctcaacattgatgtgacagttgaagagcCGGAGGAGGTAAGGGTTATAAGAGACGACCCATCTGTTGTCCAATTCACAACCTCGAACCGTTTCCTTACGCCCATCATCACGACGCCTATAAATAGGATATGAATCCTTTCCTTGAGACGTTGCATTGTTAAAAGCTCTAGGATAATGGTTTTTGCATGAAgcacgacccttagtgcatggaCATTTAGGATTTAGCAATCCGCACGgtccatgcatcatatgcttgataaccatcttgTATAGTTCAGGGTACTTCTTCTTGTCAGGCATCTCAGCGGAGATAAGGAGATCATACTGATCGGGGTAAGTTAGCTTGTACTTTCTCTGCATGATGAGTAGGAAATGGACATGAGGCAAACCTCGCTTCTGGAACTCCACGACATAGACATAAGCCCGGATTTTTCCAAGAATATCATGCTTAGTCAATCTCTTCTTCAGTTCCTCTAGTTTTGCACGGAATATGCGAACAACAAGGTCCGGACGATCCTGTGGTGACTGCATAGGGAGAAGCTCTCTCGTTATTTCATCCCAATTGGGGTTGCACGTCATAGTGAGGAATATGTCTGGCTTCCCAAACTTCCGCACAAGGGCCATAGCATCCATATATCGgcgtctcatgtcacgaggaccacCGATAAATGATGTAGACAGCACGGTTCGCTTTCCAATTTTGTCTGCTCTGTTCTCGCCTTCATGCAAGCTATCTACCAAACCCTTGTATAGATCCGCCCTTAATCTGTCTTGATTTTTACGTATGAAATCCAAACGAGAGCTCTCAATCTTGATGTAGGTGTCAACCGCGAACTGTTGGAAAAGCCGCTTCccatgaagtattggattgaatatACTTGGACGAATTTGGAATCTGTAGCAGTAATAGTCACGTACAGACACACATAGATGGCTAGGTCGTTCTGCAACCGCAAGGTTTATTAATTAGTGTTGCTAAAAACATATTTAACAAAGGATTATATAAGAATCACAAAGAAATAACTAACCTGTATCATCATTGTTTGCATCACTTCTCCTATGTTGATCGCGGTACGCGTCTACTTCGTCCATGGAAACATTGGACTTAGGAATATTGgcatgccatccaagttcacctttagGGAAGAACAATGGATATGATAGTGCATCATAGCATCCATGATATGAACGAATTccgtggcttgacctatccttcccATGCAGCATAACACTATTACTGAATTGACCTCGACGTTCACTCCCCTCAATCCAAACTGCAGCGACCTCCGAAGTGATGGGTACATTATATAACTTCTGGTTCAATGTTTGGTCAAGGTTCAAGGCGATATGGTAGTCTTCAATGTTATCAACGTGCCCCATACTCCTAAGGTGCTCAGAGTATGGGTTTCCCTTAAGTATTTCAACCAACTGTTTAATAACCGCCTTGTCTTTCTCAAGTTGCTCTTGACGACATTTACGATATCTATGCTCGAGACTGGGATCATCATCATAGAAGTAAAGTTCAAGGTGTTTATGTTCCGCCCCAACTTCCCTACCGAACGACCTTAAGTTGTGGTACATCATGCCATGTGCACGGAACGTGTAGATACCACAATCCATGTTTGTAGTCATACTATCAAGGCAACAATACAAAGAAGTGAATGAGAAATGGCCGTTAAAAAATCGAATGTTATCACGGAAGTGCCTCGCATCAGCATCTGCACACTCCCACAACCTCCTAAGCTGGGACGGTGTCTCGAATGGAGCTAGATCAATCTGTCCATTACGACAACAAAATCCAGGTGGTTCATATTGAAACTTCTTCGCTTTACAGTAGTCACAGTCAGCAACAACGTTTAGCAAATGTGTTTCTTTAGGTATGTTACTATACACCTTGTCATACGGATCAGGTACGTCAGGGGTTACAGCAAAGGCATCTTGGGTATCATCAATATTGATATCCTCACCGGATTCACCATCTAAATTTGTTTTAAAAGAGCAACAGGTAAGATGTATAGCTTTAGAAACTTTAAAATCATATATCCAATACTATTAAAAACATTACGCAAGAACCTTGATAAGCGAACAGGTATCCCTCTTCTTCGTCATCATCGGCTTCAAAAAGTATATCCTCGTCATGATTATCTATAAATAGCACACCTTCATCGTCATATATTCATTCACATGGTTTTAACCACTAAGAATAATTAGGGAACTAATGGTGGAATTGAGTTTGGAATTACCATTGGTGGTGACATTTAGGGTTGTCTGGTGTTGCATCCCAACGTCTGCTCCTTCAGTCATTTTGTCAGTCTTTGTAGTAGTGACTGGACATGGACCGGTACATTCTATTGATGGAAAGTTGTGTTAAGTTAGCTGGCCACTATAATTGAAGTGTTAGATGAATTAAAGATGGATTAGTAATAACCATTGTTATCAATCTCAGAAGCAGTCGGATGATCAATTTCATTGTTCTCATTGGTATCCATTTCACGATCCCTAGTTGCAGTAGCAAAGTTTCCTCCAATTGTAGATTGAAATTTCTGGTTTTGACGAGATACCAGGTTCTGTTTTTCACCAGACGATACATGACGCTTATGTCGTTTTCGTCTAGGAGACTGTGTTATTTTGTCTTCCTCAACATCCTCAGGCTGCGACGGAGCAGGAACAAAAGGTATTGCGCTCAACTCAGAGATGACCATGTCCTTGGAGCAAGACAGAGACCCATGAGGCGCTTGAGAATCCGCTGGACTCCACTGAAGCTCCGGGGTAAACTTTGGGTTCTCAATGGCAATTGAGTCCTGGTTTAGCATTCCTCGTTGTCTTATTCTATAGTCTTTCCTTGCCTTCTTATTACATGATTCCCTATTACGCAATGCCCTTTGTTCCGTTGTTTGAGTTGCAAATCGAGTTCTTTCGCGGATTCTCTTACGTTCCCTTGCATCTAAAACTTCTGAACTTGGATTGGAAGCATGTTGATGACACGTTAGACCCGATGTGCCTTAAAGTTGAAAGTAGAAAAGGTCTTAGgggcttatatatatatatatatatatatatatatatatatatatatatatatatatatatatatatatatatatatatatatatatatatatatatatatatataccaactAATGGTGCCCAATACCTAGAGTGTTATAACACGGTATAGGCAAAGAACATAACAGAGAAACATAATTACCTAGAGTGCTATCACACGGTATAGTATAAAACTTCTTCTAATCTAAAATCTAAACTTAGAATATAATTTCAACCAGCACCTGACAAATGTATGGAATTTATGTCCTCAATATTGGTGCTTTGATGAGAGTTATTCTTGTTTATAGGGATATTGCAATCTACAAAACAACCAAACAACTCATAAGAAAAGTAACAACGTTACTCTTAAAATAACCGATGCACAGGAATAGTTAATATACCTTCTGAATACTCATGCTGCATAAGGTTTTCTTTTTTACGTGACTCACGACGCTTCTTCAATTCATTTTTTTTTCAACACTCATCGCGGCATATCGTGCTCTTTCTCTTTCCCTCTTACGTTGACTTGCATAAACACATTCTCCTAAACCATCAAATTTATTCAATTTTAAACATTGTTGAAATGTCAAATAAGCCATTTTATTAGTAGATATACCTTCAACAGTGTTGCTAGACAATTCTCTTAATGGATAAGGAACATCATTATTTTGAAACGGGTCCATTTACGTCTTCCAATCAGTCAGAAACCCTGTATACAAAGGATGAGTAATCTTATCAGACTTCAACAGAGGATAATATAAGCTCAATTGCTAGTCGAATAGCAATGATTTGTAGAGATAGGGAAAGTCCTATCGAGCTAAATGGAAGTCAATTGAAATTCATCTCTAAAATTGTTGCTTTATTGTAAGTATATAGCTGGAGCTGCGGATCCAAATCGATGCACGGCGGACAACAACAGAGCAGGGCTGAAAAGTCAACCAGCAGAGCAGAGGATGAGTGGCTAGATCACCAGAATAGAGGCACAGATTGACAAAAAATTCGGCTGCTACAGTACACTCGATCGCACAGTTCTTCAGCGAGGAGGAAACGAGCTAATCGATTCAAAGTAGTGTTCTGTAGTCTATACTACTATTTGTGTTCACCGTTTTTCTGCGAGATTTGTTTTGTTTCAGCCGTTGCCCCTTCAGGACGACAACCAGAAAATGTATCTAAAACACATCGTTGGCAGCGGTTTGGCCGTCGCATTACGCGCTGCTCTCCGCTCCGCCGGACCGATGATCTGCCAGATACCTTATTACTGGCTAcacatatttgaatcctttcaaaGTTCTTTAGATTATATGATCCTTGAGTAATTTGGATGAAAGAAAATAAGTACTGACTGCTGTTTAATAAGTCAGCATAGCCCTTTTCCATTCCTATGAGGAGTCTTGTATCATCTTATATTTTTAAGATTATACTTTAACTGCACTGATTATACTTTAAGACTGTTATTTCAATCTGTGCAGGAGAAAATGCTGAACTTGGACTGCCAGAAACAAGCCTTGCTATTATACTTGGGTATGGAAATATATAACCTACACAAGCCACCCTGTGTTTTTCTTTTTTAGTTTTATATACGAATTTTTTAAGAAAATGTCAAGATGCTCTGGAACACAATAGCCTGAAAAACAGAAATACATAGGGAATCCCCAGACTGGTGCAATTTTCATCTTCAATTGTGACGTGATAAATCTAGCTGTAACTGGACGTGATTTCACAGAAAATAATCTGACGTGGCTAGCAAAAGTTTGAAACAAAGACTCAAGCATAAGGAACTTGTAGAAGTAAGCATCTACATCAACTTTAATTACCTTTCAAATAGTCGATTTAATTTGTTGATGCTGAAAAGGTAAAACCAGCAAGCAGGACTTTACATGATGTGTTTACTTTTCTAGAATCAAAATTGACATTGGTTTTCTTTGTCATGATAGAACTTTCCCACTGCATGCTTTGACTATGGTAATTGTACATGCATTTTTTGATGTACTTAAATTAAAAGGTACACAAAACCTAACCAAAACTACCAGAGTAATTTGCTTCCGTCTGCTGCACTATAAAGAGCTGGAGGTACACAACGCCTTCCTAGGATCATAGGGAGGTCCAGAGCAAAGGAACTGGTATTCAATGGCCACAGATGTGGTGCAGCTGAAGCTGTAACAATGGGTAATGCTAGCCTTGTTAGTTGTTACCTGTTTTTACCTAATTAATACTTACAGCAACAAATCATAAATGTGTGTTTGTGTTTCAGGCTTAGCAAACTACTGTGTTCCAGCAGGAGAGGCTTACCAGAAGGCTCTTGACATTGCCTTTGAGATAACTCAGAAGGTAAGGATCATTATTAATAAGCTATCCCTAATGGCATTAACTAATAAAGGGTCAGCTCTGCCCACTATGCAACATCCCCCAGGACGGAAGGTAGCCCACATATAGTTTCCATAACACAAGTGTGGATGAAGCACAACGAGGAGATTTTTTAACTAAGCATAGCAATTGCAAGGATCACAGGCGTGCTGTGTTTACTTTTTCTTTGAATTACAGACATTCTTTTTGTTGGCTGCCTGCACTTACCTGAACACATTTGCATTGTAGTGTTTTGTTATTGGAATCGTGTTATAGTTTGTGTTACGTACTGCTAtgtaacaatgatttgttttttCTGTTCATGGTACCATTGACTTCAGATTTGAATCTCGTCTGTATATGTATGCAGTGCCATTTTAATTGAGTTTCATGGATTTTGTCTTCATTATCTTATGTTTGTGATGCAACCCTGCTTCCTTTGCAGGAGGCGTACTCTCATCTTCCCAAAATCTCTAGCAAGGAAACACATCCAAAGATAGCACAAGTTCTGCTGGAACGACAAAAATATGATATGGCACTTCTTGTGCTAAAGTGCACAGGGCATGGAAGCTTCtctgctacagaaaactttaaaaaAAGATGGCATTTCATTTCTTAGTGAGGCAGTGACTGTGGTTCGTGTCAGAATTGAATGTCGCCTCCTAACAGAAACGTTTATGTATCATAGAAGCTACTGCTCTAAGGTGAAAGAGCAACACTCAGCAAATATGACACATGCTGAGGATGCATTAAAAAACTCTTGGGCTTATCATGTTGAGATGATGGTGACCGAATTTTGTGCTATCTGCATTAAAAGGAATTTAGTTGATAAAATGATGGATCTGCCCTGGGATTCGGAGGAGGAGAAACATCTTCACAAGTCCCTCTTTGACTCTGCTCATGAAATGCCCATGAAACCAAATGGTAGTCTGCTTGTTGTCTACTACCTTCGGGTAAATATTCTGATTCTCATTTTTTGTATTTAAATAAAACCATATTAAGAAGCACTATGGAAATTGTAGATGACTAAAACTTTAGGGTATACTGTTATGATGAAATTGTCAGGCTCATTTGTGTCATTTCTCATCTATATACTGAGTTGTTGCATCTGTTTTATTAAATGCATGTCTTTCATACATTAAAATTACAAATATGACAGTTGTATACCTGTATATAATacaagtatactacgataacttatatacaaatataacacatattttgtatataagttatcgtagtatacttgtattatatattcccgttgcaacacaCGGACTCTCTTTTTGCACAGTAGAACACACCATCGCAAAGGGAGTAGTTGGTAAGAACATTGGTAACAAAAACACGGTGATGAACATCTTTATTAGCTCACAGATAAGTCACATAGTTTTGTACAAAGCTATCACCATTAAGACTGGACACATGACCAATACAAATAGAGACCAAATCATTGTTACGAAGTGTTCTACTACATATAATTAATAAAGTATATCTACTATAATAAGCTAAACACTTCTCAATCTGGTATCATAGTTGTCAATTGTGCTTGTCTGTTCTCCAGAAAATTGTTGATGGCACGACTCCTTGGATTTTGAATCAACGAGTGTCGAATGACTGCAATTTAGAACATGATTTGTAAAAACATGATTATTTTAAATCATCATAATTTTAAATGTTTTTAACAATATATTGAAAAAAGCACTCACTCTGCAGCCGGCTTGTAGTGTGATGATCTGGGTTAAAATGAATGGTGCTATAGTCCGAAGTTTCCAAACATCCTATTGTTATTTATAGTATAGAATTAATAATAAACATGAAAATTGAATATATGTTGAAAGATGCTAGGTATAGGAGAAATTACTGTATTTATTGTTACGACGCATCATTGTTGCAATAATTATATTCTTGTCAACTTTAGCTAATGCCCATCGTAGAGCATTTCTCTGCAGGAGATCGGTCCATACCCCCATGACAATTAGATTCCACCTATAAAACACATAATAATTGTTTGATTAAAACCTAACAAATGTTTAATGTTTTAAAAAGAATGTAAATGTGAATTAATGTGTAACTATGAATTAATATGACCTGGAATCCATTAGTACAGCCTCTCTGTATGGCCTTCCACCGATATACTTTAATGGCTCCAAATGAACAACTATGCCAATAATGTCTGAGCCATTCACATGTGATTAGTTACCTTTGAATAATTTGCAAACTTAAGATGTTAAGTTATATACCATATAGAGGGAAGGGTGATTACCTACGAACGTCTTATGCGGTTGTTGGTAAACATCATGAAATGGCATAAGATATTTTGGAAATGGAGGAAATTGAATTGGTTTAGTGAATGGCTCCACAATAGTATGTGTTATCAATCCCAACTCTAGCCCATGCGCAATATTCCGAAATTGAACCTCCGCCCAGTTTAGACAGAATGCCACTTTATACAATGTATATGTGTATCCTTGTTTGAGTAAGACGTCGAACCGTTCGACATTATTGCCGTTTGAAATGGCTTCGATTTTGGCTCCCTAGATATTTTTTTGAGAATACATGTCGTATAAGTCAAAAAAGTCTATGATATAATAACATGATTATATTGACTCTATTTTAAAGCTTGATGAAGTGACTCACAGTGATGTCCTGTAGGATGAAGTGTTGACTATTACGATGCCTAGGAAACTTAACAACTACCCTCGCAAAGACACTCTTTACTTGTGGTAAGTTATTGAAACCTTGAATATCGTCAAATAGCACGAAACTACATAAAACACGAACTTTATCTTAGATTCTTCATTAATTATAGATAGATAGATGTGACAAGTGAACCATGTACTTACGGAGGAAAGGGACGCAAGTCTGCAACTGTCCTATTTTGGTTAAGTGTAACTGATGTCATTGATCCTATAGGATCGATCATGACATCATTGCAAAGATACAAATATCATGAAAAGGATTAGATGAGATAACAGAAAAACAATAGTAGTGTAACACATGTAAGATTTTTATTGTAAAAATTGCACATTACAGGATTTTTGTGTTTACAGTTTACAACAAACTGGAGTAGTTTAAACCTATATAATTCTAATATCGGAAGTCCAAACTCACTAAATGTACCAATGGCACTACAATAGATGACAGTTCATGAGCGTATGTCAAACAAAATGCCGATGTTATGAGCGCCATCAGCAGTGGTGCAAAGTAAAATGTGTACTTTTACTCCTATCGCCACATTCTATTGTATCACCCAACTGGCTTTGACCAAATCACAGCAATTGATGCTCAAACAGATATTAACAATAACTGGGTGCACATTTACTGCCTTGGTAAACTTGTTAGTCATGTTAGCCTGTTCGCTGCGGCTTTAATCCACCAGCTTGTTTTTGTTGCTACTTAAAGATAACTGATTGTTGCACAATGTTGCTTTTTATGAAAGAATGCACTGATTGCTGTTTGGCCAATTGGTTGAAATAACAAATTAGTTTAGAGCAACTTTGTTCTTCACCTTGCATCATTcttatatttatttttattatgCATAGTGACATTTTCTGTTATACTTCAGGCCGTCAGAAGGTGTTCTCAAATGAGGAGAAGATTCTTCTGAACAAGCGAGTGCCTGTTCTGGAAACAACTACTTCTATAAGAAATTTGTATTTAGAGAAGTTCAGTTGTTGTAGTGTTATTAATAAATTGCTTTTGAATCATGAGAACCATAGAGATTTTTATGTTTAAAATTTGCCTCTTCACCTGTCTGTAGGCTGATTTTTGTTATTTCAAGTTTAGTTTTCACGTGTAATGTGACCTTGTATCTATTCCTTGCAGAGTAAATGGCTTCCACTTCACACCCTTGCTGCATCCGGTGATTTGTATCTATTGAATAGCCTTTTAAAACATAACGTGGACATAAATGCGCTTGATAAGGTAATTGCCACCGCCTGACTGCAAAATAGCTATACAGCTTCTTTGTTTTTAGATCATTATTGTTCATTGGATTTTTTTGCTGGTTTCCTCAGGATGGCTTACCAGCAATCCACAAAGCAATTCTTTCAAAGAAGGCTGCTATTATCAATTATCTTTTAAGGAACTCAGCAAATCCATTCATCCAAGATAAGGTAAGTACAAACCTTTTTTAGCATGCTTGTAAACACTAAACAGTTTGTAGTTTGTACAGAGCCTAACACAAGCAAAGTTATTTAGGCCTGTCTTCATGGCTTTAGGTTCCTTGATGACTCGTAAACAGTTTATACAGAGCCTCATTATTGTGATGAGGTGTCATGCTCTGGAATTCCCATCAAAACCCAGGAGGAGCACTCATCCTTATCCCTGAAAAGACAGTCTAATCTATCTCCTGTCTCCATGGAAGATTATTGCACTTCTCTTCTTCTAGATTCGCCACAAAGTAAATAGTGAGCTGGTTTTGTGCCCTTCTCGGTCATTGGCAGAAACCAATCCTCCATCTCATTTTGTTCAGCCCAAACAGCTGGTTGTAGGTAGGTACAGTTGCTCCATGTAGCCACTAAACCCCCCCCCTACCATGCAATCTGATGAATACGTTGGTACATATCAAATGGCAGTCAGAATGTCTATGATCAAGGGTGTCTAAGTAGCTTGGCATCCCCAAAAGCATATTTACGATAAATTTGGGTACCATTGGTATCAAACAGGTAAGGTTATCATAACTGGAAAAAATGACTGAATTATATGTTTGTCAATATTTTTGGATGTTTGGCTACATAATCATAAGGTATTTATAGTGTTTGTTGTTagcagacttatatcttaatgaaATGATTAAAGAGAATAAAGGGTCTATTGAGGctattatattatatatcttgaTGATTAAAGAGGGTAAAGGGTCTGTTGAGGCTAAAGCACTAATATTATTTTAAGTAGAAAAGTATGGAGAAAAGAGCAAAAGGTATGAATTAGACATTTCCGTAGGGAAGGTTTTATGCATAGTCACAACAAGAAGTATAACCGCCTTGGTGGTGAGCAGCAAGAGGTGAGATAGTAGAGATGTTTTGGAAATCTAATTAACAGAATATTTTAAAGCACTATGGCAAATATAATTTGCAACACATACTTATACTTAATTACGTTATCCTGTTCATTCCATACTCGGCGACAGGATTCACCGCACTCCCTTCCACGCCTG of Zea mays cultivar B73 chromosome 8, Zm-B73-REFERENCE-NAM-5.0, whole genome shotgun sequence contains these proteins:
- the LOC103636483 gene encoding uncharacterized protein produces the protein MPFHDVYQQPHKTFVDIIGIVVHLEPLKYIGGRPYREAVLMDSRWNLIVMGVWTDLLQRNALRWALAKVDKNIIIATMMRRNNKYRCLETSDYSTIHFNPDHHTTSRLQIIRHSLIQNPRSRAINNFLENRQAQLTTMIPD